A region of the Thamnophis elegans isolate rThaEle1 chromosome 1, rThaEle1.pri, whole genome shotgun sequence genome:
CATCAAACATATACACTGATTTCTATGATAAAACAATTTTGAGTTATTTAGGTTTACAGTAGTACGTATAGTCAGATATCATAGGCTTTATCAGCTTGAACAAGGTAATGTGTTGATTATAAATATCTTTCCAAAGTGTTACTAATGGTAAAGAGATAATTTTCTAGGCTTCTATTCTGCTGCTTGAAGTCAGAACTGCTGATGGAGACAAAAGGCACGAAAGTGTACGTATTCCGGATTAGCAACCCAGGAACCCATCACTTCTGAAGACTCTTAACTGTTTTGTCATTTTATCATTCTTATCtcctttaaaatatttgttttaagctGTTGTAGTTATGTTTGTGTTCAAACAGGTTAAATTGATCAGCAAAGTGAATAAAAGTAAGAATCATATAATTTCTTTAAATCagtcaaaatattaaaattaattgatTTTGAAATAAAGTAAAGTTAGAATAGAGCAGTTTTAAAAGCCAACTTTTCTGCCTTTCTTGCACTTATTATGCTTTTGCCCTGTTGCTGTTCTCTTCTGCAGGTGGGAAGACACCTGACCCTAAAATGAATGCCAGAACATATATGGATGTTATGCGTGAACAACATTTAACAAAAGAAGAGGTTAGTTGGTTAAGATTGTTACTCTTAACtttcagtttttatttctcttaggCAAGGCTTTTCTTAGTTCATGGCATGTTGAGGAGTTCCTGAAGAACCACTAGTAATTGATGCCTTCTTTTGCTGTATTTCttctttgtttaatgaccactacTCAGTTCTTGCAATGCTTTGGAGACAGAATACTTGAGAATATTGTAGGAAAATGATACGCAACATACAGAGAGGTTTCCCTAACATTAAGACTTATCAAGATCTAAAACATGAAATATGGATAATATACAATTATATGAACATTTAAAAGCCTGGCGATATCCCTGTCTCAATAAATGGATTAAAAATTCTGGCTTGGTATTATACATGAAGTAGGCTGATTTATCTGCTGAATAGATAATGCTTTGCCAAGGCCCACTTTAAATCATACTACTGTTCATATCCTCTTAGTATATGTAAGAAATTGTCGTTTGATATATTGTAAATTCATGCACACACATGGACATACATAGTTAATTAACAAGTGCATAAAACATGTTTAAATCACATATGTAAGTATAATTTGAGCATAAATTATTCAGATAAATACTTgttcaaataaaaacaacagtGATTTGCACTAGCCAGGAAATACTGTGGTAATTTTGAAAATTTAGACCAATATATTCTGTATTTTGCTTCATATATGCCACTCCCTTTATATACGTggtttaggtttatttatttggcaatacaggtagttgtcacttaataatggtaatgggactggaatttctgttgctaagcaatgtacTTGTTTGACATGCTGCTTAGTGGCAGCAGATCTTATCCTTCCTGTTGCCATTTATTAAGCAAATCGCCATTTGTGacagtttcctcattgactttcttTTTGGAAGCCAATGGTGAACGTCTCGAtgctcacgtgaccatggggagacTGACTAACATAAgtatgaggactggttgtaaaggCCACTTACTCAGCACTGTTATGAGTTTGAACAGCTGCTGAATGCTGGTTAAAGGAGGATCATCTGTAATTGATTAATGCCAATAATTAGAAATGCTAACCTGTAGAAACATTTACATCCCAAATTAAAATGTGGATCCAtttagaaaatatgaatgtacCAATGACTTTGTGGAGTTATTTTTTAGTTCACAGTTTTTGAGACATAATCTTTTCTCTTTAACAGAGAGAAATTAGACAGCAACTAGCAGAAAAGGCTAAAGCTGGTGAACTTAAAGTCGTCAATGGTGCTGCATCCCAGCCACCATCAAAACGTAAACGGCGTTGGGACCAGACTGCTGACCAGACTCCTGGTGCCACACCTAAGAAATTGTCTAGCTGGGATCAAGCTGAGGTAACATCTTAATgcacattctatttttttattcattaacTTTGTTATCTGCCAAGTTGGaaataaaaataggacaagctatAATAGTGCTCAACAGATAACCTGTTTCAAGCAAGGACAACATTCTTCTGTGCCATTTCTAAATTAATCCATCAATGCAAATGAATCTGCAGATATAAgcttcaacatttttaaaaagaataatgtaTCCTGTCATTTGAATCAGACATAAGACTGTTGAAAGATATGATAGGTGTTTTTGCAAAAAGTTATCTCgaaatactttttctttaaactatattttgttttgttcagacaCCTGGACATACTCCGTCACTGCGGTGGGATGAAACACCTGGTCGTGCAAAGGGTAGTGAGACACCTGGAGCAACCCCTGGATCTAAAATATGGGATCCGACTCCTAGTCATACACCAGCAGGAGCTGCAACACCTGGGCGTGGTGATACACCTGGTCATGTAACACCCGGACATGGAGGTGCAACTTCCAGTGCTCGGAAGAATCGATGGGATGAGACTCCCAAAACAGAAAGAGGTATTCTTTGTGAAACATACTAAAATATGTTTAGTCTAGTGTATCAATCAGTAAATTACTACCTTATGTTTAGCAGATTATCTTAATTTCAAATGAGACCAATGGTTTATTTAGTATGCTGTTGGAAAGCTTTTGAGTTCAGgagtttttattcttttaacttGATTTTTGTCCCCCTAGTTCTCATTGATACTTATGCTAAAAGTAGAATATAGCCTAATaagacacttttttaaaaaaagaatgtatttGGGGTATGTTGAAGGTCTTTTGCTCAGAGGAGCAAGACAATAATGCATATTAGTAAGCTCCCTGTATATCAGTCCCAGAAATTAAACTAATAATCCAATACAACTTTGCTTGGTTTAGTTATAATAGATAAACCTGAGATTAGGAGATTAGATAAAAGTACTGTGAAAGTTTTTACTTCTATTTGTGAACTGAATTCAATTTGAAATGTTTGGATTTTGTTTTCCAGATACCCCAGGACATGGGAGTGGATGGGCAGAAACTCCTCGTACTGATCGAGGGGGTGATTCCATTGGTGAAACGCCAACTCCTGGAGCGAGTAAAAGAAAATCACGTTGGGATGAGACACCAGCAAGTCAGATGGGTGGCAGCACCCCTGTATTAACACCAGGCAAAACACCAATTGGTACACCAGCTATGAACATGGCAACACCTACACCAGGTAATTTCAGTTGCCTTAATAGCCAAAACTCTAGTTATGTCTGCTAGATTCAGTGGTATTGTATGAGAAGGGATCTTTGGCCAGTAGAATTTTCATTATTCTTAAGTTTAATtgaagtgcacatgcacacatctgCCCTGCTTGACACTTGCCTTGAATAGGAACATACTAGAGCATTCTGGAAAAAGGAATGTAAGGAACAAATGAAATCCTATTCTATAATCATAATTGCTTAATGCTGAAGTTAGCCTGAATATCCATGATACTGTCATACTAATGCTTCATATTTGTGCTTTACTCAAACTTCATAGTTATCAGGTGAAGTTAAAAGTATGTTTAGAAATATACTACTTATCACAATGACTTGAAATGACCAAGAATTTTCTTTAAACTATGCATGTTGTCTCCATGTACTTCATATATTGAACAAATTCTTTATAGGGCACATAATGAGCATGACTCCTGAACAACTCCAAGCTTGGCGATGGGAAAGAgaaattgatgaaagaaatagaCCTCTTTCTGATGAAGAGTTGGATGCAATGTTTCCTGAGGGCTATCGGGTAAGGAATAAACCATGTACAATTATAGTAGCTGTGTGATAAATTCAGTGTATAAATAATCTACATATCACTAatgggaataaaatattttgattctATATGAACTATGAAAAAGAAATATCTTAAAAAGCCGAAGATTCTAAAATTTAGCATGATCTCGAAAATTAGACTGAACTTCAAAGATCAAAGAATGAACCAAAGTAGTTGAACAGCTAATTCATCCTCcacattttgatttgattttaaggTACTTTCAAAATGTCTTCATTTCTGATTAAACAGTAAGAGAGTTAATAGATTTTTGAGGAGGATCCTAACTTTCAGCTCTTTCCATGTTGTTCTTTCTTTGACCTCAACATCCTCTAATGCAGTTCCATCAGTAGGAGCTAAAAATTATCCCTAACAATTCTTTGAAAGTAGGACGAGATACAAGCACATTTTACAAGATGGCAGAGCTGGGTGCCTGGCAAATTCATACTTTTCCAGCATTTAAATAGTGATATTCAAGAAGTCCATATCACTAATGCATGTTTTCTGGGGAGAGGGCTTTAGAATTGACTGTGATGGCCTGGGTTACTTGGACTCTGTACCTCACATTCTCCTTGGACAGAATTGTTTCCCAGAAGAGAGTTTGAGGACCAGCACTGTTCAGTCCAGAAGCAATGTACAATAGTGCTCAGGGTAAAATGACGAAAACTCCAAGTCATGACATTTGTTGCCTGTGTCTGGAATAGTAGAGCTATGGAAGGTCATTGAATGACTAGTTAGTTGCTTTCTGTTGGGCCAAGCTGTCTTACAGGCTTCTTCCCTTGAGCTTCTAAAATAAAGCAGTGTCTAAATTAACAAATaacaaatcttaacaaataaaTTGAAACTATTCCTAGAAAAAACATAGCTCATTTCAATTTAAAGTACGacattccttttttcttctgtgaTGTGACTATGTGCTTATTTGCCCCTTCAGGTTCTCCCTCCCCCAGCAGGTTATGTTCCTATTCGTACTCCAGCTCGTAAACTTACAGCAACACCAACTCCCTTGGGTGGTATGACTGGATTCCACATGCAAACAGAAGACAGAACTATGAAGAGTGTCAATGACCAGCCTTCAGGAAATCTTCCTTTCCTAAAACCAGATGACATACAGTATTTTGATAAACTGCTGGTGAGTTCTTTGGTCTGAGAGTGTTGTGTTCTTTGGtgaagaaattcaagtaaatCTATATTAATCTTGCATATATGTGACAATTACAGGTTGATGTTGATGAATCAACTCTTAGTCCAgaggaacagaaagaaagaaaaataatgaaactgCTTTTGAAGATAAAAAATGGTACCCCTCCAATGAGGAAGGTAAAATAGACTACTTCTGTATCAATGGCATTTTCCTTTTACTCCCACTTTTGGTTCATTTTGTCTTATCTTTGTTCCTAGATTGCTTTCAGCTTTGAGATAGGTGTGTGTCTATCcgcacacgcgcgcgcacacatacTTTATTAATAAGCTGTTTGTCAGCTTTCCAAATATCAGTTGCTGGCTAGTGGGAGGTATGGCCCAAGCCCCTTTCTGCTGGCTGGGTTGATTTTCCCATGTTGGTGGTCaagcaggtgcccactggcatctcttCCATCCATgatctgggaagaaagcccagtctggtggtgcttgattcacaggctgcagcccaaacatcGATGGCTGATTAGGAAGATATGTTGGCCAAACCCCTTcctgctggctgggttgaattcCCCATGTTAATAGGGAATCTGTCTTCGACTCAATTgcagggtaatgggtcatttcatttatcactgtatggaaggagtcaaaatctccactccagttttttgccaagccttggctggggaaGAAGAGGGAGCATCCACTCACGTTTGGCTACACAAGTTGGTCTGGGAGGCTCCAATCATCTTGTCGGCTATTGGGTGATTGCTTTGGTCCCCTCAAGCCTTGTGTTGAAATAGCTTTTCCAACCCCCTCCGGCTGAGACCACATCTTCCCAGATGCTATAAATGtcttgccttcctcctcctcagatTCCTTTGCAAAAGTGGAAGGGTTGCAGAGAAGCAACTTGTCCTCTGCTTCCATTCTCAAAGGCTCTATTTTCATCTTCGCTGATATTTTACACTGACCGGGTCAGGTCAGTGTTGGGAGTCAGCACCCCTCACCAGCACCCCCGTGCCGGcgttgctggtgatttattttaagaGTGATTCGgtttaatgtcagcgttccaaatatcatccaaaattaaatcagagtcaaaggcagaactttcctcaaacttccaatttattaagagcgacacgttggcacatctgtggaaaacccgaatctgaaagcttcctgggtttcccacccagttgaaagttcatgatcttgcccccacacccagaaatccatcacatggtccaatcttccactgccatgctggtagtttcacccatccagttctggtcaggctcagaggtgtagagacaaaggatgaccttgggcttctagaaaggattttttttattttgacaacaacacattctatccTTACTATTCCTCTCCCAATTTCCTTCTAATGAAACAGACtagtagaaaagaatattagtgtggcaggccaaagatcctaaaagcaACCGGCTGCTGGCCTGACACTGTTCTTCTGAAATACGCTTGTTTGCTTTACGTTTCATAATTAAAATGCTTCCTGTGTAGAAATGCACTGTGGTGTTAAATGTAACATCAGTGTACCTTTATAACTGATTATTTGACTTGGTAGATGTTTGGAGTGAACAGACTATATATAATACTatgctttttttcttctgcttccatAGGCTGCTTTGCGACAGATTACTGACAAAGCTCGAGAATTTGGAGCTGGCCCATTGTTCAATCAAATTTTGCCCCTTCTGATGTCTCCAACCCTTGAAGATCAAGAACGCCACTTGCTTGTGAAAGTTATTGACAGAATCTTATATAAATTGGATGACTTAGTCCGGCCATATGTGCACAAGGTTTGTGTCTCTGAATGTAGTATTTCAGCGTGTTACATACTTGCAAACTCATAATTGTAACTATATTTTGTACGTAAATGTAGAATGACACTGGCTATAGTTGCAGTGTAACACTCTTCTAGGATATAGGATTTCATGTGCAAGCTTCTAATCTTTTGTGTAATTTTGATTCATgcacttttcctttcccttcactTTCTTCCAAATGACAGGAGAATTAGCATTGTGTAAAAACAGAGCATTGTGATTAGAAACAAATTAtaggctttctttttaaaaaaaaaaaagtccatggGGTTGGCCTTTTTTTAGCAATTGGTTAAATGTAtcgttttaatttattaaatattgaGATAGTTGAAATGAACCTTAATTTCTTCCACTCCCCAGCCATATAAGCAACAGAGAGTGAGGAGGCAAGGCACAGGTTTTAAACAGTCCTTCAAAAGACTCTTTAGTATTACCTATGAATTGCTATCTTGTTAAATGATTAGTTCAgatggtttctctctctctctgtgtgtgtgtgtgtgtgtgtgtatagttttCCAAAATTAACCTTTAAATCAAATTCTTAAGCTATCAATTTAGATTGTTAAGTGTTTATCTTACAAGAGACAGGTTTTGTTTGTGCTTGCAAAATTAATATTACATTATTTGTATCAAACATTAATTTCCATGAGTTTTGACTTTCATTAAATTTCTTTTAGATTCTTGTGGTCATTGAACCTTTGCTGATTGATGAAGATTACTATGCTAGAGTGGAAGGCAGAGAAATCATTTCCAACTTGGCTAAGGTAATATGTCTTTCTAATCTATTGGGTTGATACTAACAGATACTAGCTTACAGGTGGAGGAACAGATATGCCAAATGGTTGTCTACAATTTGAATTGATCTATTGATATGCACATAAAATTGACCTGTTAAGAACAAGAATGTTTCACTTTAAGCCATATTCTATCATTGAAAAGCAACCAATAATGGCAAATATGGGGCATCAGTGTTTTTGGTTTAAGGTTGGATTAACAGATTCTTATGTTTTTTGGTCCATTCAGGCAGCTGGGCTGGCAACAATGATCTCTACCATGCGACCTGATATTGATAACATGGATGAATATGTTCGTAACACAACAGCTCGAGCTTTTGCTGTTGTTGCTTCTGCCCTAGGAATTCCATCCTTGTTACCATTTTTAAAAGCTGTGTGCAAAAGCAAGAAGTCTTGGCAAGCCAGACACACTGGCATCAAGATTGTGCAGCAAATTGCTATTCTTATGGGTTGTGCAATTTTACCCCATCTCaggagtttggttgaaattattgAACATGGTAAGTGTGTTAAATGCTGTTGTTCTGTAACTATGAGATTGAATGATTTAGAATTGGATGTTAATAATTTGTAACAACTAAATGAAGTGGATTAAAGCAGTCTTTTTCTCTATTCCTTTTGAAATGTAATAGATTCTTTACATTTGAGAATAAAACTTACAGTTGATCTTCATCCTTTAAATTCCTCAGTAAATTAGCCCTCATTATGACAAATCAATACTGACTTGATAGGATAGAAGCAGTATATATCAATTAGATGGATTTTGCTGAAGTATAGGATCTTATGTCAAAAATGTGGCTATCTCTGATAAAACAAACTATTCAGTATGTTGATATTTAAGAgctgagatggtgcagtggttaaatgcagcactgcaggctatttcagctgactgcagtttggctgttcaaatctcaccggctcaaggttgactcagccttccatccttccgaggtgggtaaaatgaggacctggattgttgggggcaatatgctgactgtaaactgtttagagagggctgaaagccctatgaagcggtatataagttttaactgctattgctatctcattaCAATTCAGAAAAACTTCCTGCTTATTTCTTTGccttcatatctttgttttctggGCTCTATCATTCTAAAATCCATCAAAAGCCACTCTGCTGCTGGTCTTGTCTATCCCAAAGTTTATATGACCTAGTACCTGTTGCAGACTTTCCATCTGCCATCATGTTCATCCAAAGGTGCCATCACTGAGACGTCTAGGAGGACAGTTGCTGATTTCCCACCAAGTGTTATCTCAAAAATTAGTCTAGATGGCTAACCCTGTAGAGCAGATCCTTGAATGTCTGAAAAAAACCAGACTTTCTCTTTATCTGAAAGCAGTAAGGGAGTTGTCTGAACCTTccttatttaataatataaattagatgttctctccccccctgctccttaacaatacatatttaaaatgGCAACATAGTTATTACACTCCTCCCTCCCACACTATAATAGGTAAGAAATCTAAAATGGAGAATAAACTACGTATTTGTTTTGCAGGCTTGGTTGATGAGCAACAGAAAGTACGCACCATTAGTGCTTTAGCCATTGCTGCTTTAGCTGAAGCAGCGACCCCATATGGTATTGAATCCTTTGACTCTGTTCTAAAGCCCCTCTGGAAAGGCATACGTCAACACAGAGGAAAGGTATGTCCAATTTAACATCAGCCAGGTAATATTAGTTAACAGGTGGTGTTATTTATAATAatgtttgttttatatatatatttttagggTCTGGCTGCTTTCTTGAAAGCCATAGGATATCTTATTCCACTTATGGATGCAGAGTATGCCAACTACTATACCAGAGAAGTAATGCTCATTCTTATCAGAGAGTTTCAGTCTCCTGATGAAGAAATGAAGAAGATTGTGTTGAAGGTACGTAGGTATATTTGAACGTGGAAGAATTTGTTGGATTCTGCTTTGTTCTGCTGGTGGAAGCCTCGGCATCCGAGAGGTAAAGAAAAATGGATATGACTCCGAGATGCATAAAAGTAGAGAGGTGTACATAAATGTAGAGACGGTGGTAAAACTAAAAAATATTAAGAACTTCAGGTTCTTAACCTTAGCACCTACAATTCACTTTAGCTGAAGAATTAATCTTCACAATATTAAAAGTATGTTATGTTCCTGTCCATTATCTAAATAATCTTGAAAGATATTCTGAAATAAAGGTATAGCAGCTTTTTAAGATTTGCTAATGAAGTAGTGGTTGAGCTGAATTTCGAACTAATTGGTTTCTGAGGAGATTCGAAAGATTGTTAATGTAAATATGAGAAGCCTGTAAGCGCTCTGGATATTGCTAAATTCCCAGCTCTGCATTAGCATAATCACTATACATATGCAAACACATTCAGTGTTGCCTATTCTCGCTGTAATGCTCTTCcaaataattgtatttatttgagATGCACAAAGCACACTTGGTAGAATACCGTCTTTATGGAAAATTTTACATtagcttgtctttttttttttcaggtggtAAAGCAGTGTTGTGGCACAGATGGTGTTGAAGCAAACTACATTAAAACTGAAATTTTGCCTCCATTTTTCAAGCATTTCTGGCAGCATAGAATGGCATTGGATAGAAGAAATTATAGACAGGTATTACTATTATCGACACTAGTACTGTAAATTTTAACAGTAATTCTTAATAATTACTTTgaacagaatataaataaaaggaTGGTTATTGTTGGACAACATTTAATTACAATTGCTAGGAAGTGGAATTGGGAACATCCGTAGAGGTCTCTAAGCAGAGATAATCGGcttagaagaaaaaagaaaaggaatacatGTTGTGTGCCTGATACATATATACCTAAAGGGGAAGGAAATGGGGTGTTCCTTCGTGTTTTACTTTGCGATTGATTACCTGTTACGTGGCAGCTAATTTGTGATAGTATCTAGTGTACTTTTCAAAAATCCAGATGTATCCATTTTGCCTTTATctttaatacattatttttgtTTGGAAATGTAATTGAGATGGTTCCAAATTTCTAAATTGATCATTGATTCCGCAAACTTTTGTGTTCGTTGTAGTTGGTTGACACAACCGTGGAGCTTGCAAACAAAGTTGGAGCTGCAGAAATTATTTCCAGGATTGTGGACGATCTGAAAGATGAAGCTGAGCAATACAGGAAAATGGTTATGGAAACCATTGAAAAGATCATGGGGAATCTGGGTGCAGCTGACATTGACCACAAGTTGGAAGAACAACTTATTGATGGCATTCTATATGCCTTCCAAGAACAGACTACAGAGGTATATGAATATACTCACAAAAGCTATTCTGGATTTAAACTCAAGTTATGACGAATATTGGGAAATGTTGGAAATACATATTTATGCCATCAAAAGTCACTTGATTGTTGCATATGGCAAATTAATATATGTTAGAGATACACAAGGTCTGTGTAATGAGATAATATTTCATCTCTCATTAGGGCTGTGCTTTGACTGAGATAAGCTATTCTCTGCTCCAGTAAATAATCAGCATCTTTTTCATGATGGGAAAGAGCTTTCCAGCTTTCTTCATCTAATACTTCCTGCTTTTGGGAGCAGCTTAGTCCATTTTTCACTAGAAtagaaattaacattaaaattctTAAATTCTCTTCAATGGGCATCATTGCTAAACATTCTCAAGATGGAATTGATCTATTTCAATGTAAGGGCTGGAGTTAAGTTATTAAAAGTTCTTGCATTATTTTGCTAACAGAGAACTACAGTTCTAGTACTTGTAATATTTCTTGCTTGTCAAGTCATGTCAAAAGATAACAGCCTAGAATCTAATCTTGCTGTAATGTGACAATAAAAAACACAACTGTCAGTATTTTAACATTggtctaattttttttattgataGGACTCAGTGATGTTGAATGGCTTTGGTACAGTGGTAAATGCTCTTGGCAAGCGAGTGAAACCATACTTGCCCCAGATCTGTGGTACAGTGTTGTGGCGTTTGAACAACAAATCAGCCAAAGTGAGACAGCAAGCTGCCGACCTGATATCTCGTACTGCAGTTGTCATGAAAACCTGTCAAGAGGTATTCACTGTTTGCTATCTTCTTCCATAAACATCTGCTGTtgtttaaagagccgaggtggcgcagtggttaaatgcagcactgcaggctactgctagatcagcagttcagcggttcaaatctcaccggctcagggttgactcagccttccatccttccgaggtgggtaaaatgaggacccggattgttgggggcaatatgctgactctctgtaaaccgcttagagagggctgaaagccctatgaagcggtatataagtctactgctatatattgCTATTGTTGAATTCTAAgtatatttttctttgtcttttggtCCTAGGAAAAATTGATGGGTCACTTGGGTGTGGTATTGTATGAGTATTTGGGTGAAGAATACCCTGAAGTACTGGGCAGTATCCTAGGAGCTCTTAAAGCCATTGTGAACGTCATTGGTAAGTATGTATGTTAGTTGTGGTTAGAGTGACATTTTTACTTTGAAAAACAGAAATGGAGATTAAATGTATTGTTTCCTATATTTAACAGGTATGCACAAAATGACTCCTCCAATTAAAGATCTGCTCCCAAGACTCACACCTATCTTGAAGAACAGGCATGAAAAAGTACAAGAGAATTGTATTGACTTGGTTGGACGTATTGCAGACAGGTAAATGCCTTTGTAACACAACATTATCAACAGTTAAATATGTCTTcttaaaatgaatttatacaagtaattctcaacttacgaTATAGTacattttgtgaccattcaaatctacaatagcactgaaaaaagtgacttaagaccatttttcccactgttgcaacatccccaatggtcatatgatcaaaattcagatgcttgacaactgactcatatttatgacagttgcagtgtcctggggtcatgtttgggaaaccttctgataaacaaagtcaatggggaagccagatccccttcaccatgttactaacttaatgactgcagtgcttcacttaactgTCGgtaagaaaggtcacaaaatggagcaacactcactttacaactgtctcagttagcaacagaaattttgggctcaattgtgggttgTAGGTCGTCTACCTGTACAGAATTTATGAAATTTGAATGTTCTGCTGAAGACCATGTGCCTACTATTAATGCCTCTGTCCTCATTAAATATGTTCCATCATTACTTTTCCCTCAAAATTTAGCAGTGCATTTCAAACATATAGAAAATTTCCAACCTGCTGACTGCTGTATCTGTCCAAGAGAAATCTGGACAAGGCTGTTCTCCTTCCCAGAAATCCTCTCTTATTCAGTGTCATTTTCTGCATAGAGAAAAGCACAGAAAGACTTTAGCATAAAGAGTGACTGTATCTATCAGGATAGATAATGCCATCGTGGGCAGGTGCTTTGGTTTAGAGGTTATAATTTTGGGGAAAGAAGCCCTGATCATCTCTACTATTTCACTTAATTTGGCAAATGTATTTAAATGttctttattactattattaataccatttcttctttcttccagagGGGCAGAATATGTTTCTGCAAGGGAATGGATGAGGATTTGCTTTGAATTGCTTGAATTGTTAAAAGCACATAAGAAAGCTATCAGAAGAGCTACTGTGAATACATTTGGTTATATTGCAAAAGCTATTGGGTAAGTATAAGCTTCCTGTACTGATTTGTTTAAATGGGGAATGAAAGGTTAATGCTGCAGTTAATTCTATTATAATTATCT
Encoded here:
- the SF3B1 gene encoding splicing factor 3B subunit 1 isoform X1, whose protein sequence is MAKIAKTHEDIEAQIREIQGKKAALDEAQGVGLDSTGYYDQEIYGGSDSRFAGYVTSIAATELEDDDDDYSSTSLLGQKKPGYHAPVALLNDIPQSTEQYDPFAEHRPQKIADREDEYKNRRRMMIISPERLDPFADGGKTPDPKMNARTYMDVMREQHLTKEEREIRQQLAEKAKAGELKVVNGAASQPPSKRKRRWDQTADQTPGATPKKLSSWDQAETPGHTPSLRWDETPGRAKGSETPGATPGSKIWDPTPSHTPAGAATPGRGDTPGHVTPGHGGATSSARKNRWDETPKTERDTPGHGSGWAETPRTDRGGDSIGETPTPGASKRKSRWDETPASQMGGSTPVLTPGKTPIGTPAMNMATPTPGHIMSMTPEQLQAWRWEREIDERNRPLSDEELDAMFPEGYRVLPPPAGYVPIRTPARKLTATPTPLGGMTGFHMQTEDRTMKSVNDQPSGNLPFLKPDDIQYFDKLLVDVDESTLSPEEQKERKIMKLLLKIKNGTPPMRKAALRQITDKAREFGAGPLFNQILPLLMSPTLEDQERHLLVKVIDRILYKLDDLVRPYVHKILVVIEPLLIDEDYYARVEGREIISNLAKAAGLATMISTMRPDIDNMDEYVRNTTARAFAVVASALGIPSLLPFLKAVCKSKKSWQARHTGIKIVQQIAILMGCAILPHLRSLVEIIEHGLVDEQQKVRTISALAIAALAEAATPYGIESFDSVLKPLWKGIRQHRGKGLAAFLKAIGYLIPLMDAEYANYYTREVMLILIREFQSPDEEMKKIVLKVVKQCCGTDGVEANYIKTEILPPFFKHFWQHRMALDRRNYRQLVDTTVELANKVGAAEIISRIVDDLKDEAEQYRKMVMETIEKIMGNLGAADIDHKLEEQLIDGILYAFQEQTTEDSVMLNGFGTVVNALGKRVKPYLPQICGTVLWRLNNKSAKVRQQAADLISRTAVVMKTCQEEKLMGHLGVVLYEYLGEEYPEVLGSILGALKAIVNVIGMHKMTPPIKDLLPRLTPILKNRHEKVQENCIDLVGRIADRGAEYVSAREWMRICFELLELLKAHKKAIRRATVNTFGYIAKAIGPHDVLATLLNNLKVQERQNRVCTTVAIAIVAETCSPFTVLPALMNEYRVPELNVQNGVLKSLSFLFEYIGEMGKDYIYAVTPLLEDALMDRDLVHRQTASAVVQHMSLGVYGFGCEDSLNHLLNYVWPNVFETSPHVIQAVMGALEGLRVAIGPCRMLQYCLQGLFHPARKVRDVYWKIYNSIYIGSQDALIAHYPRIYNDEKNTYIRYELDYVL
- the SF3B1 gene encoding splicing factor 3B subunit 1 isoform X2, encoding MNARTYMDVMREQHLTKEEREIRQQLAEKAKAGELKVVNGAASQPPSKRKRRWDQTADQTPGATPKKLSSWDQAETPGHTPSLRWDETPGRAKGSETPGATPGSKIWDPTPSHTPAGAATPGRGDTPGHVTPGHGGATSSARKNRWDETPKTERDTPGHGSGWAETPRTDRGGDSIGETPTPGASKRKSRWDETPASQMGGSTPVLTPGKTPIGTPAMNMATPTPGHIMSMTPEQLQAWRWEREIDERNRPLSDEELDAMFPEGYRVLPPPAGYVPIRTPARKLTATPTPLGGMTGFHMQTEDRTMKSVNDQPSGNLPFLKPDDIQYFDKLLVDVDESTLSPEEQKERKIMKLLLKIKNGTPPMRKAALRQITDKAREFGAGPLFNQILPLLMSPTLEDQERHLLVKVIDRILYKLDDLVRPYVHKILVVIEPLLIDEDYYARVEGREIISNLAKAAGLATMISTMRPDIDNMDEYVRNTTARAFAVVASALGIPSLLPFLKAVCKSKKSWQARHTGIKIVQQIAILMGCAILPHLRSLVEIIEHGLVDEQQKVRTISALAIAALAEAATPYGIESFDSVLKPLWKGIRQHRGKGLAAFLKAIGYLIPLMDAEYANYYTREVMLILIREFQSPDEEMKKIVLKVVKQCCGTDGVEANYIKTEILPPFFKHFWQHRMALDRRNYRQLVDTTVELANKVGAAEIISRIVDDLKDEAEQYRKMVMETIEKIMGNLGAADIDHKLEEQLIDGILYAFQEQTTEDSVMLNGFGTVVNALGKRVKPYLPQICGTVLWRLNNKSAKVRQQAADLISRTAVVMKTCQEEKLMGHLGVVLYEYLGEEYPEVLGSILGALKAIVNVIGMHKMTPPIKDLLPRLTPILKNRHEKVQENCIDLVGRIADRGAEYVSAREWMRICFELLELLKAHKKAIRRATVNTFGYIAKAIGPHDVLATLLNNLKVQERQNRVCTTVAIAIVAETCSPFTVLPALMNEYRVPELNVQNGVLKSLSFLFEYIGEMGKDYIYAVTPLLEDALMDRDLVHRQTASAVVQHMSLGVYGFGCEDSLNHLLNYVWPNVFETSPHVIQAVMGALEGLRVAIGPCRMLQYCLQGLFHPARKVRDVYWKIYNSIYIGSQDALIAHYPRIYNDEKNTYIRYELDYVL